A single genomic interval of Acidovorax sp. 1608163 harbors:
- a CDS encoding metal-sulfur cluster assembly factor yields the protein MTSHTDPAPFPYNGPEELRQPILTALRRVVDPEVAMNVVDVGLIYGVTVTAGKLHALVTMTSAACPVTELIIEEIETELDRDMPPDLQIQVELVWEPPWTTERMSPSAKRFMGW from the coding sequence ATGACCAGTCACACCGATCCAGCCCCCTTTCCCTACAACGGCCCAGAGGAGCTGCGTCAGCCCATCTTGACCGCGTTGCGCCGCGTGGTGGACCCGGAGGTGGCCATGAATGTGGTGGATGTGGGCTTGATCTACGGCGTCACGGTGACCGCAGGCAAGCTCCATGCCCTGGTCACCATGACCTCTGCGGCCTGCCCGGTGACCGAGCTGATCATCGAAGAGATCGAAACCGAACTGGACCGCGACATGCCGCCCGATTTGCAGATTCAGGTGGAACTGGTCTGGGAGCCACCGTGGACCACCGAACGCATGAGCCCGAGCGCCAAGCGCTTCATGGGATGGTGA
- a CDS encoding methylglyoxal synthase, with protein sequence MSATPPLAASGALGEAAPVPRTYGLVAHRRHRTAHGSAHTCALAHWAHASEPAVRALQLRIAAVGGAADALERLGLLQTLPALHRLPYGHEGGLMKLVSRVAGGIRPEDELAGVVYLMDPLDPSSLYPEAQALKRQCITHRKPLLLTVAAAIEWMAVEWANAGGPALRGGAAGGIRPLAQQALALIAHDSMKARMVEFADQHFEVLSRTPVRYATGTTGRKLNELAWARGWPADTPWVHPFRSGPMGGDAQIAELVLDRRCQKVVFFEDVHVARQHEADIQLLERAVCSVGDEAACLHTFDMADAWARAWR encoded by the coding sequence ATGAGCGCGACCCCACCCCTGGCCGCCAGCGGTGCCCTCGGCGAGGCCGCACCGGTGCCGCGCACCTACGGGCTGGTTGCGCACCGGCGGCACCGCACCGCGCATGGCAGCGCGCACACCTGCGCATTGGCGCATTGGGCCCACGCAAGCGAGCCCGCTGTGCGGGCCCTGCAACTGCGCATTGCCGCCGTGGGTGGGGCTGCCGATGCGCTGGAGCGGCTGGGCTTGCTGCAGACCTTGCCCGCATTGCACCGCCTGCCGTATGGGCACGAGGGTGGGTTGATGAAGCTGGTCTCCCGCGTGGCAGGGGGCATTCGGCCTGAGGATGAGCTGGCCGGTGTGGTCTACCTGATGGACCCGCTGGACCCGTCCTCGCTGTACCCCGAGGCGCAAGCGCTCAAGCGCCAATGCATCACCCACCGCAAGCCGCTGCTGCTCACCGTGGCTGCGGCCATTGAATGGATGGCGGTGGAGTGGGCCAACGCCGGTGGCCCCGCGTTGCGTGGTGGCGCGGCAGGCGGCATCCGGCCCCTGGCGCAGCAGGCGCTGGCCTTGATTGCGCACGACTCCATGAAGGCGCGCATGGTGGAGTTTGCAGACCAGCATTTCGAGGTGCTGTCGCGCACGCCGGTGCGCTACGCCACGGGTACCACGGGGCGCAAGCTCAACGAACTGGCCTGGGCCCGGGGTTGGCCTGCCGACACGCCCTGGGTGCACCCGTTTCGCAGCGGCCCCATGGGCGGCGATGCCCAGATTGCCGAGCTGGTGCTGGACCGCCGCTGCCAGAAGGTGGTCTTTTTTGAAGACGTGCACGTGGCCCGCCAGCACGAGGCGGACATCCAGCTGCTGGAGCGCGCCGTGTGCTCGGTGGGTGATGAGGCCGCCTGCCTGCACACCTTTGACATGGCCGACGCCTGGGCGAGGGCCTGGCGCTAG
- a CDS encoding IclR family transcriptional regulator, which yields MSNRLPRARPPAAAAPLPPPAAARSPAVAPPTDSDATKESGGVIAVTRALQLLEAFALGESHLSLALLSRRCGLHKTTVLRLARTLALSGYMVQRDDGEWRLGPAAGWLGARYQAGFDVQNVLEPALRALTQASGESAAFYVREGNVRTCLVRVEGPQALRHHARMGEGLPLDKGSPGRVILAFSGEPGDVYEEIRRRGYHCSIGEREQGVATVSAPVFGMHWRLLGSVCISGPASRLPMAKLETLAQTVVTAANALSYALAGNTSATSAVPARASHWHP from the coding sequence ATGAGCAACCGCCTGCCACGCGCCCGCCCTCCAGCCGCAGCAGCCCCTTTGCCCCCCCCTGCTGCGGCCCGTTCACCCGCCGTTGCCCCCCCCACAGACAGCGATGCCACCAAGGAAAGCGGCGGGGTGATTGCCGTGACCCGCGCACTGCAGTTGCTCGAAGCCTTTGCGCTGGGCGAATCGCACCTCTCGCTGGCCCTGCTGAGCCGCCGCTGCGGCCTGCACAAGACCACCGTGCTGCGCCTGGCACGCACCCTGGCCCTGTCGGGGTACATGGTGCAGCGCGACGATGGCGAGTGGCGCCTGGGCCCCGCAGCGGGCTGGCTGGGCGCGCGCTACCAGGCGGGCTTTGATGTGCAAAACGTGCTGGAGCCCGCGCTGCGCGCCCTCACCCAGGCCAGCGGTGAGAGCGCCGCTTTCTACGTGCGCGAAGGCAATGTGCGCACCTGCCTGGTACGGGTGGAGGGGCCGCAAGCCCTGCGCCACCACGCGCGCATGGGCGAGGGGTTGCCGCTGGACAAAGGCTCGCCCGGGCGCGTGATCCTGGCGTTTTCAGGCGAGCCGGGCGATGTGTATGAGGAGATCCGCAGGCGCGGCTACCACTGCTCGATTGGCGAGCGCGAGCAAGGCGTGGCCACCGTGTCGGCCCCTGTGTTTGGCATGCACTGGCGCCTGCTGGGCTCGGTGTGCATTTCCGGGCCCGCATCGCGCCTGCCCATGGCCAAGCTGGAGACCCTGGCACAGACCGTGGTCACCGCCGCCAATGCCTTGTCTTATGCACTGGCTGGCAACACCTCGGCCACCAGCGCGGTGCCTGCGCGTGCCAGCCACTGGCATCCTTGA
- a CDS encoding tripartite tricarboxylate transporter substrate binding protein — translation MPISTPTRSLRSRLFVAAAAALALALPTASVLAQAAYPNKPIRLIVPFPPGGGTDMIARTVAQKLADQNKWNVIVDNRPGAGGNLGVDATAKSAADGYTLVMGQTSNLAINPSLYAKLPYDPIKDLAPVALVSSSPIVMAAPANSRFKTFADVVAASKGKPDALTLGYSGNGTVAHLAGELAENAAGIQLRHIPYKGAAQAMTDLVGGQIDLYMSSVPTLLGQVRNGKLKILAITSAKRSSQLPDVPTLAEQGYKGFEAVTWFGILAPAGTPAPIVAQLNKAINQALQQADVIDKLKSEGGDVLGGTSEQFSALLRTEVPRWAKIVKDSGASLD, via the coding sequence ATGCCTATTTCCACGCCCACGCGTTCCTTGCGTTCGCGCCTGTTTGTGGCAGCTGCCGCTGCTCTGGCCCTGGCCCTGCCCACCGCCTCGGTGCTGGCACAAGCCGCCTACCCCAACAAGCCCATCCGCCTCATCGTGCCGTTCCCGCCCGGCGGCGGCACCGACATGATTGCGCGCACCGTGGCGCAAAAACTGGCGGACCAGAACAAGTGGAACGTCATCGTGGACAACCGCCCCGGCGCAGGCGGCAACCTGGGGGTGGACGCCACCGCCAAGTCCGCGGCCGACGGCTACACGCTGGTCATGGGCCAGACCAGCAACCTGGCGATCAACCCCTCGCTCTACGCCAAGCTGCCCTACGACCCGATCAAGGACCTGGCCCCTGTGGCGCTGGTGTCTTCCTCGCCCATCGTGATGGCGGCACCGGCCAACTCGCGCTTCAAGACTTTTGCCGACGTGGTGGCCGCGTCCAAGGGCAAGCCCGATGCGCTCACCCTGGGGTACTCGGGCAACGGCACCGTGGCCCACCTGGCGGGTGAACTTGCTGAAAACGCCGCAGGCATCCAGCTGCGCCACATCCCCTACAAGGGCGCGGCCCAGGCCATGACGGACCTGGTGGGTGGGCAGATTGATCTGTACATGTCTTCCGTACCCACACTGCTGGGGCAGGTGCGCAATGGCAAGCTCAAGATCCTGGCCATCACCTCGGCCAAGCGCTCATCGCAACTGCCCGATGTGCCCACGCTGGCAGAGCAGGGCTACAAGGGCTTTGAAGCCGTGACCTGGTTCGGCATCCTGGCGCCCGCAGGCACGCCCGCCCCCATCGTGGCGCAGCTCAACAAGGCCATCAACCAGGCGCTGCAGCAAGCGGATGTGATTGACAAACTCAAGTCCGAAGGTGGCGATGTGCTGGGCGGCACCTCAGAGCAGTTCAGCGCCTTGCTGCGTACCGAAGTTCCTCGCTGGGCCAAGATCGTGAAGGACTCGGGCGCCAGCCTGGACTGA
- a CDS encoding amidohydrolase, translated as MTRDCFATPVPFSAGTAAPHTALPAGACDSHMHVYDQRFPAAPGAKLLPPDASVQDYRALQQRLGTERTVLVTPSTYGSDNRCMLQGLAALGTQARGVAVIDGSESDAQLQALHDAGVRGVRLNLSLGVTGTVDAIVPLAQRIAPLGWHLQLLMPPDVLATLGDVLRRVPVPLVFDHLGRIAPEQAGKHPAHALLLQLLGEGRAWVKLSGGYIVSATHAVDDPALDALAASYLRAAPLQVLWGSDWPHATASAGLHPVPDDALQIDTLARWCDQAGADALHRVLVTNPAALYGFSPVSTSSSPTPV; from the coding sequence ATGACCCGCGATTGCTTTGCTACGCCCGTACCGTTCTCGGCGGGTACGGCCGCACCGCACACCGCGCTGCCTGCGGGGGCGTGCGACAGCCACATGCACGTGTACGACCAGCGCTTTCCCGCAGCGCCGGGGGCAAAGCTGCTGCCGCCCGATGCGTCGGTGCAGGACTACCGCGCGCTGCAGCAGCGCCTGGGCACCGAGCGCACGGTGCTGGTCACGCCATCCACCTACGGTTCGGACAACCGCTGCATGTTGCAGGGCCTGGCCGCGTTGGGTACGCAGGCCCGGGGCGTGGCCGTGATCGATGGCAGCGAGAGCGATGCCCAGCTGCAAGCCCTGCACGACGCGGGCGTGCGCGGCGTGCGGCTCAATCTGTCGCTGGGCGTCACCGGCACGGTCGATGCCATCGTGCCCCTGGCCCAGCGCATTGCACCGCTGGGCTGGCACTTGCAACTGCTGATGCCGCCCGATGTGCTGGCCACGCTGGGCGATGTGCTGCGCCGTGTGCCCGTGCCGCTGGTGTTTGACCACCTGGGCCGCATCGCCCCCGAGCAAGCCGGGAAGCACCCAGCCCACGCACTGCTGCTGCAGCTGCTGGGCGAGGGCAGGGCCTGGGTCAAGCTCTCGGGCGGCTACATCGTCAGCGCCACCCACGCGGTGGACGACCCGGCGCTTGACGCGCTGGCCGCCAGCTACCTGCGTGCCGCTCCGCTGCAGGTGCTGTGGGGCAGCGACTGGCCCCACGCCACCGCCAGCGCTGGCCTGCACCCCGTGCCGGACGACGCATTGCAAATCGACACCCTGGCGCGCTGGTGCGATCAGGCCGGTGCCGATGCGCTGCACCGCGTGCTGGTCACCAACCCTGCCGCGCTCTACGGCTTCTCGCCGGTCTCGACTTCTTCATCCCCCACCCCTGTCTGA
- a CDS encoding tripartite tricarboxylate transporter substrate binding protein: MTSLVSPLSTHGAQRRHLLTTLALAGAGVGAGLPAWAQNDWPAGKLITWVVPYPAGGSTDVLGRNIALKLGAALSTNVIVDNKAGATGTIGAAYVAKAAPDGLTLLGTSIGPQAIAPHLMAKLPYDHITAFEPVITVGTIPHILVVGSNQPFKTVADLLAAAKAQPGKLAFASGGNGTILQMQGELLQQQTGARFIHVPYKGDTPALQDTLAEQVQFMFAPAAAALPHVQSGKLRALAVTSAQRLKALPAVPTMGEAGLKDFVVEQWQAVFAPAKTPAAIVQRLNREIAATLKDPALIALADKLGVTLVGGTPQQLGDLQKADSAKWAKVIKDGNIKAD; this comes from the coding sequence ATGACCTCTTTGGTATCTCCCCTATCCACGCACGGCGCGCAGCGCCGCCACCTGTTGACCACCCTGGCCCTTGCGGGCGCTGGCGTGGGGGCGGGGCTGCCCGCCTGGGCGCAAAACGATTGGCCTGCGGGCAAGCTCATCACCTGGGTGGTACCGTACCCCGCCGGTGGCAGCACCGATGTGCTGGGCCGCAACATCGCCCTCAAGCTGGGCGCGGCCCTGTCCACCAACGTCATCGTGGACAACAAGGCCGGCGCCACGGGCACCATTGGCGCGGCCTACGTGGCCAAGGCGGCGCCCGACGGGCTCACGCTGCTGGGCACCTCCATCGGCCCGCAGGCCATCGCCCCGCACCTGATGGCCAAGCTGCCCTACGACCACATCACGGCGTTCGAGCCCGTGATCACCGTGGGCACCATTCCCCACATCCTGGTGGTGGGCTCCAATCAGCCGTTCAAGACGGTGGCGGACCTGCTGGCCGCCGCCAAGGCCCAGCCCGGCAAGCTGGCGTTTGCCTCGGGCGGCAACGGCACCATTTTGCAAATGCAGGGCGAGCTGCTGCAGCAGCAAACCGGCGCGCGCTTTATCCATGTGCCCTACAAGGGCGACACCCCCGCGCTGCAAGACACGCTGGCCGAGCAGGTGCAGTTCATGTTTGCCCCCGCAGCCGCTGCACTGCCGCATGTGCAGTCGGGCAAGTTGCGCGCCCTGGCCGTCACGTCGGCCCAGCGCCTCAAGGCCCTGCCTGCCGTGCCCACCATGGGCGAGGCGGGGCTCAAGGACTTTGTGGTGGAGCAGTGGCAGGCCGTGTTTGCGCCCGCCAAGACGCCCGCCGCCATCGTGCAGCGCTTGAACCGCGAAATCGCCGCCACGCTGAAAGACCCCGCCCTCATCGCCCTGGCCGACAAGCTGGGCGTGACGCTGGTGGGCGGCACGCCCCAGCAGCTGGGCGACCTGCAAAAGGCCGACTCGGCCAAGTGGGCCAAGGTCATCAAAGACGGAAACATCAAGGCCGACTGA
- a CDS encoding RraA family protein, which produces MSQLPEIIRTIDRVSGDVVAQASTYQAAILADVAGRRGTMHGRVAPVHQSMKVAGPAFTVEVRPGDNLMIHAAIALAQPGDVLVIDGKGDQTAALMGTLMLSACKKRGLAGVIVDASIRDKLEILELDFPVFSAGFNPAGPTKYVPGRINHPISAGGAVVNPGDLVVGDADGVVVIEREKAPAMLALADKKVADEAARIEAIARGDTASKWLPAALRAAGVLKEGESL; this is translated from the coding sequence ATGAGCCAACTCCCTGAAATCATCCGCACCATCGACCGCGTGAGCGGCGACGTCGTGGCCCAAGCCTCTACCTACCAAGCCGCCATCCTGGCCGACGTGGCAGGCCGCCGCGGCACCATGCATGGCCGCGTGGCGCCTGTGCACCAGTCCATGAAGGTGGCTGGCCCCGCTTTCACCGTGGAAGTGCGCCCTGGCGACAACCTCATGATCCACGCCGCCATCGCCCTGGCCCAGCCGGGTGATGTGCTGGTGATTGATGGCAAGGGCGACCAGACGGCGGCGCTGATGGGCACGCTGATGCTCAGCGCCTGCAAGAAGCGCGGCCTGGCGGGTGTGATCGTGGACGCCTCCATCCGCGACAAGCTGGAAATTCTGGAGCTGGACTTCCCCGTGTTCAGCGCGGGCTTCAACCCTGCAGGGCCCACCAAGTACGTGCCCGGCCGCATCAACCACCCCATCAGCGCCGGTGGCGCGGTGGTGAACCCGGGTGACCTAGTGGTGGGCGACGCCGACGGCGTGGTCGTCATCGAGCGCGAAAAAGCCCCCGCCATGCTGGCCCTGGCAGACAAGAAGGTGGCCGACGAAGCCGCCCGCATCGAAGCCATCGCCCGTGGCGACACCGCATCGAAATGGCTGCCCGCCGCCCTGCGCGCTGCGGGTGTTTTGAAGGAAGGGGAATCGCTGTGA
- a CDS encoding NAD(P)-dependent oxidoreductase yields the protein MSNATHPVIIVTGADLAQQALDLLTGYEIVYAGKTPTEEDMVALCGAHNPVAIIVRYGKVGASVMDAAPALKVISKHGSGTDTIDKVAAKARGIEVVAAVGANAAAVAEQALALLLACAKSVVALDARMHAGHWDKATHKSLELGGRTVGLVGLGAIGLRFAKMADALGMRVIGFDPFAKNLPAYVQAVDLETIWRESDAISLHCPLTDENRNLLNAATLAQCKRGVIVVNTARGGLIDEADLLAAVRSGQVMAAGLDSFAVEPMTAGHPFQGEKHFILSPHIGGVTSDAYVNMGVGAAQNLLAVLARSAVAA from the coding sequence GTGAGCAACGCTACCCACCCCGTCATCATCGTGACCGGCGCCGACCTGGCGCAACAAGCCCTCGACCTGCTCACAGGCTACGAGATCGTCTACGCAGGCAAAACGCCGACGGAAGAGGACATGGTGGCCCTGTGCGGTGCGCACAACCCCGTGGCCATCATCGTGCGCTACGGCAAGGTGGGCGCTTCGGTGATGGACGCGGCCCCCGCGCTCAAGGTCATCTCCAAGCACGGCAGCGGCACCGACACCATCGACAAGGTGGCTGCCAAGGCCCGTGGCATTGAGGTAGTGGCCGCCGTGGGCGCCAACGCTGCCGCCGTGGCCGAGCAGGCCTTGGCCCTGTTGCTGGCCTGCGCCAAATCGGTGGTGGCATTGGATGCGCGCATGCACGCTGGCCACTGGGACAAGGCCACGCACAAGAGCCTGGAGCTGGGCGGCCGCACGGTGGGCCTGGTGGGCCTGGGCGCCATCGGTCTGCGCTTTGCCAAGATGGCCGACGCCTTGGGCATGCGCGTGATCGGCTTTGATCCGTTTGCCAAGAACCTGCCCGCGTACGTGCAGGCGGTGGATCTGGAGACGATCTGGCGCGAATCGGATGCCATCTCGTTGCACTGCCCGCTGACCGACGAAAACCGCAACCTGCTGAACGCCGCCACGCTGGCGCAATGCAAGCGTGGCGTGATTGTGGTGAACACGGCACGTGGTGGCCTGATCGACGAGGCCGATCTGCTCGCCGCCGTGCGCTCGGGCCAGGTCATGGCGGCGGGGCTCGACAGCTTTGCGGTGGAGCCCATGACGGCGGGCCACCCCTTCCAGGGCGAGAAGCACTTCATCCTCAGCCCCCACATCGGCGGCGTGACGAGCGATGCCTACGTGAACATGGGCGTGGGCGCCGCCCAGAACCTGCTGGCCGTGCTGGCCCGCAGCGCTGTGGCAGCCTGA
- a CDS encoding tripartite tricarboxylate transporter substrate binding protein, translating into MPQRFKKNRPLARLDKALAAIVLVVTATTGMLGAAPAQAQVQGSWPDKPLKLVVPYPAGGNADNTARLLATQLGQRLGQQVVVDNRPGGSGTIGAAAVAKAPADGYTLLLDATAFTVNPSLFPKLPFDAVKDFAPISLVLQVPLLMVVPTASPFQSVADVAKAAKARPGHLTYASAGNGGAQHLAGELFKQGQKVAITHIPYRGGAPALTDLIGGQVDVMFSATTASGPFVKSGKLRALAITSPRRAEGWEAVPTVAESGVPGFQVSEWNGLFAPAGTPRPVLERLEAETRAIVASPEMKKRFAELGVQGVGSSAQEFSSFLKAETTKWAEVIRTSGIRID; encoded by the coding sequence ATGCCACAGCGTTTCAAGAAAAATAGGCCGCTAGCGCGCTTGGATAAAGCGCTGGCAGCTATTGTTTTAGTAGTAACAGCCACCACGGGCATGCTGGGCGCGGCACCCGCGCAAGCCCAGGTGCAAGGCTCCTGGCCAGACAAGCCCCTTAAGCTGGTGGTGCCGTACCCGGCCGGTGGCAATGCCGACAACACCGCGCGCCTGCTGGCCACGCAACTGGGCCAACGCCTAGGCCAGCAGGTGGTGGTGGACAACCGCCCTGGTGGTAGCGGCACCATTGGCGCGGCGGCGGTGGCCAAGGCCCCGGCCGATGGATACACGCTGCTGCTCGATGCCACGGCCTTCACCGTCAACCCCAGCCTGTTCCCCAAGCTGCCGTTTGATGCGGTCAAAGACTTTGCGCCCATCTCGCTGGTGCTGCAGGTGCCACTGCTCATGGTGGTGCCCACGGCATCGCCCTTTCAGTCGGTGGCCGATGTGGCCAAGGCCGCCAAGGCGCGGCCGGGCCACCTCACCTACGCATCGGCGGGCAACGGCGGCGCGCAGCACCTGGCGGGCGAGCTGTTCAAGCAGGGGCAGAAAGTGGCGATCACCCACATCCCGTACCGGGGTGGGGCACCTGCGCTCACCGACCTGATCGGCGGGCAGGTGGATGTGATGTTCAGTGCCACCACGGCCAGCGGGCCGTTCGTCAAAAGCGGCAAGCTGCGGGCGCTGGCCATCACATCGCCCCGCCGCGCTGAGGGCTGGGAGGCCGTGCCCACCGTGGCCGAGTCGGGTGTGCCGGGCTTTCAGGTCAGCGAGTGGAATGGCTTGTTCGCCCCCGCAGGCACGCCGCGCCCCGTGCTGGAGCGGCTGGAGGCCGAAACCCGCGCCATCGTGGCCAGCCCCGAGATGAAGAAGCGCTTTGCCGAACTGGGCGTGCAGGGCGTGGGCTCCAGTGCGCAGGAGTTCAGCAGCTTTTTGAAAGCCGAAACCACGAAGTGGGCCGAGGTGATTCGCACCAGCGGCATCCGCATTGATTGA